Proteins encoded together in one Venturia canescens isolate UGA chromosome 10, ASM1945775v1, whole genome shotgun sequence window:
- the mtDNA-helicase gene encoding twinkle protein, mitochondrial — MMFTKLIVKHFARRLQLNKIDNAVATRFYHSIDDFPAISNVQIKKTLKQFNIGYQDGHACILTDCPLCAAEKRKDSKVYINKTTGFFMCQNCRHTGPWTTLEKFFYPKKSSKIMEELTMLKSNLQREEDFRDEWKTLEDTSEIVSELSEDRFKSILQKFSLPELSQESMSYFNCLYENKSQELYFPLTTAGSHIVGYKTLTSVPRVSEKTVPALNTSGLLVYRQKNAKADCPAVIVPSILDLLALVSTKSAPLVICLPYGLQQLPQQILPSLESYKKLILWFGNDEPSWDTARNFAKKLNEKRCHFVRPTDLQPRPKTAATLGYDLKTILHNAQPIWHKSITTFHSLREDVLSDLQNIEKVQGVKWTRYPALNRILKGHRRGEFTVLTGPTGSGKTTFMSEYSLDLAMQGVNTLWGSFEIRNARLARTMLQQMAGVCLDENIQHFDTFADDFEKLPIYFMTFHGQQSVKVVMEAVEHATYVHDIAHVIIDNVQFMMGTSEDSKHIDRFWRQDVIVSAFRGFATKYNCHVTLVIHPRKEREEEDLTTASIFGGAKASQEADNILIIQDKRLTAVRGKKYLQVAKNRYSGDLGVMIMEFDKKTLSYEQKKKTKSETNLEEGKNTLKTGDGTTNVIKTVD, encoded by the exons ATGATGTTTACGAAATTAATCGTCAAACATTTTGCTCGACGATTACAACTTAACAAAATTGATAATGCTGTGGCCACACGGTTTTATCATTCGATCGATGATTTTCCTGCGATCTCGaatgtgcaaataaaaaaaacacttaAACAATTCAACATCGGCTATCAAGATGGACATGCCTGTATTCTCACTGATTGCCCTTTGTGTGCAGCTGAAAAACGCAAAGATTCTAAGGTTTACATCAATAAAACTACAG GTTTTTTTATGTGCCAAAATTGTAGACACACAGGCCCTTGGACGACcctggaaaaatttttctaccCTAAAAAATCTAGTAAAATAATGGAGGAGCTTACAATGCTTAAATCAAATTTACAAAGGGAGGAAGATTTTAGGGACGAATGGAAAACCCTAGAGGACACAAGTGAAATTGTTTCAGAGTTGTCGGAGGATCGCTTCAAGAgtattcttcaaaaattctcCTTACCA GAACTGAGCCAAGAATCGATGTCCTATTTCAATTGCCTGTATGAAAATAAGTCGCAAGAGTTATATTTTCCACTGACAACTGCTGGCAGTCACATAGTTGGTTATAAGACTCTAACTTCAGTTCCGAGAGTAAGCGAGAAGACAGTGCCTGCGTTGAACACCAGCGGATTGTTGGTGTACcgacaaaaaaatgcaaaagcaGATTGTCCGGCCGTCATAGTGCCTTCTATCCTCGATCTTTTGGCGCTGGTGTCAACTAAATCAGCACCGCTCGTGATATGTTTGCCGTACGGTTTGCAGCAATTGCCGCAGCAGATTTTACCCAGTCTCGAGAGctacaaaaaattaattctcTGGTTCGGCAATGACGAACCGAGCTGGGATACCGCGAGAAATTTTGCCAAGAAACTCAATGAAAAAAGGTGCCACTTTGTTCGACCAACGGATTTGCAACCGAGACCAAAAACCGCTGCAACTTTGGGCTATGATCTCAAAACTATCCTACACAATGCACAGCCAATTTGGCACAAAAGCATTACTACTTTTCACAGTCTCCGTGAAGATGTTCTCAGTGAcctacaaaatattgaaaaagttcaGGGCGTCAAGTGGACCCGATATCCTGCTCTCAACCGAATTTTGAAAGGCCATCGTCGGGGAGAATTTACAGTATTGACCGGACCTACTG GATCTGGGAAAACGACATTCATGAGCGAGTATTCACTTGACCTAGCAATGCAGGGCGTCAATACGCTCTGGGGAAGTTTTGAAATAAGAAATGCAAGGCTAGCGCGAACAATGCTGCAGCAAATGGCAGGAGTTTGTCTAGACGAGAATATTCAACATTTCGACACTTTCGCCGATGATTTCGAGAAATTACCGATTTACTTCATGACCTTTCATGGCCAACAAAGTGTCAAAGTTGTTATGGAAGCGGTCGAGCATGCTACGTACGTTCACGATATTGCACACGTTATAATCGACAATGTGCAATTCATGATGGGAACTTCCGAGGATTCAAAACATATTGATAG attttggCGACAGGACGTTATTGTATCAGCATTTCGAGGATTTGCGACCAAGTACAACTGTCACGTGACCCTGGTAATTCATCcacgaaaagaaagagaggaggaaGATCTGACGACAGCCTCAATATTCGGCGGAGCGAAAGCTAGTCAAGAAGCGGACAACATTCTTATTATTCAAGACAAAAGATTGACCGCTGTCCggggaaaaaagtatttacaGGTCGCGAAAAATCGATACAGTGGCGATTTAGGTGTTATGATTATGGAATTCGACAAGAAAACTTTAAGTTATgagcaaaagaaaaagacgaaaagtGAAACAAATCTAGAAGAGGGGAAAAATACTCTAAAAACTGGTGATGGAACAACCAACGTCATAAAAACTGTcgattga
- the LOC122417068 gene encoding uncharacterized protein, whose product MKPKYRVEAFIVPTTITEDELSTTNEIDDVKIANIKMKLASPSKSLESSPIKNGIDENLVNGIYELDEPIYDEPIYDELSIVKRKLPRLPNFTEFRKLPSLPELPKLPNSPVRNKYEDIALTLAPKIPIRSSSLMSIDERGETDGILEEFCFHGYKNGCTASTQRPEEVSEEIFQDNWLRRLESLRERESSLSEKETLLQERERLLFKKERELRILERLVREKLKEAELRLKLCQSSQSIESTNEAKTRSSESSLKSQAPRSKIDNSASYHSTRNFVEEENLKGSFESENLKMALVLNDHHEKGTLKNPPNSRSSLWSNCLAPSKPAEPSIKLRSETTGTSFPVSSAYNSLRMYKPRIRPRVSYDDLDSTLSADVGDSSFVVTSKKFDPAIFKKPQAFTRSASERRTRLDSQQDVPKDSHHVKYPPHSGFHRISQDDKILKRTVENIAVTQDENVKYQDYGLIDKRIDSNNTDDARHSYLNLERGADSVKSEKPSRNPRDRPISWNEDTNEWLRKKRQAYNMANLRLSHDQFENKENSSAANAAKDKLKKDAKKKETRPRKFGIFR is encoded by the coding sequence ATGAAGCCGAAATACAGAGTCGAAGCTTTTATAGTACCGACAACGATAACCGAAGACGAGCTGTCGACGACGAACGAAATCGATGACGTTAAAATAGCAAATATCAAAATGAAGCTCGCATCGCCCTCGAAATCCCTCGAATCTTCTCCGATAAAAAATGGGATTGACGAGAATTTGGTTAATGGTATTTATGAGCTCGATGAGCCTATTTACGACGAGCCGATTTATGACGAACTCTCAAtcgtaaaaagaaaattgccACGATTACCGAATTTCACAGAGTTTCGAAAATTACCGAGTTTACCGGAATTACCCAAATTACCGAATTCACCAGTACGCAATAAATACGAAGACATCGCGTTGACACTTGCAccgaaaattccaatcagatcgAGCAGTCTGATGTCAATCGACGAACGCGGCGAGACCGACGGTATTCTCGAAGAGTTTTGTTTTCACGGTTACAAAAACGGGTGTACTGCGTCGACGCAGAGGCCGGAGGAAGTGAGCGAGGAAATATTCCAGGACAACTGGTTGCGCCGATTGGAAAGTTTGCGAGAACGCGAATCGAGCTTGAGCGAAAAAGAAACTTTGCTTCAGGAACGTGAACGATTGTTGTTCAAAAAAGAACGCGAGCTGCGTATTCTCGAGAGGCTCGTGAGAGAAAAACTAAAAGAGGCGGAATTGCGTCTGAAGCTTTGTCAATCCTCGCAAAGCATTGAATCCACAAACGAAGCGAAAACTCGTTCATCGGAAAGTTCCCTAAAATCTCAAGCTCCACGttcgaaaatcgataattctgCGTCATATCATTCGACGAGAAATTTCGTGGAGGAGGAAAATTTGAAGGGAAGCTTCGAGTCGGAGAATCTGAAAATGGCGCTCGTTCTCAACGATCATCATGAAAAagggactttgaaaaatcctCCGAATTCCAGAAGCTCACTTTGGAGCAATTGCCTCGCACCTTCGAAGCCAGCAGAACCATCCATAAAACTTCGTAGCGAAACCACCGGAACGTCGTTTCCGGTATCGAGCGCTTACAACAGCCTGAGAATGTACAAACCGAGAATCAGGCCAAGAGTTTCGTACGACGATTTGGATTCGACACTCTCGGCTGACGTCGGGGACTCTTCTTTCGTAGtaacatcgaaaaaattcgatccagcgatttttaaaaaacctcAAGCTTTCACCAGGTCCGCGAGCGAACGTCGAACGAGATTGGACTCTCAGCAGGATGTTCCGAAGGATTCGCATCACGTTAAATACCCTCCGCATTCGGGATTTCATCGTATTTCTCAGGACGACAAAATTCTCAAACGCACAGTTGAAAACATCGCGGTTACTCAAGACGAAAACGTCAAATATCAAGACTACGGTCTTATCGATAAACGCATCGATTCTAACAACACCGACGACGCCAGGCACTCGTATTTGAACCTTGAGCGTGGTGCTGATTCCGTCAAATCTGAAAAACCCTCCAGGAACCCGAGAGATCGTCCGATCTCCTGGAACGAAGACACCAACGAATGGCTCAGGAAAAAACGACAAGCTTACAACATGGCTAACTTGCGATTATCCCACGATCAATTCGAGAACAAAGAAAATTCTAGTGCTGCCAATGCTGCaaaagataaattgaaaaaagatgctaaaaaaaaagaaactagGCCTAGGAAGTTTGGcatttttcgatga
- the Cypl gene encoding peptidyl-prolyl cis-trans isomerase-like 1 isoform X1: MAVENGSGIPDKHWQPPFVSLETTMGEVTIELYWKHTPITCRNFAELVRRGYYNGTKFHRIIRDFMIQGGDPTATGKGGVSIYGECFDDEIHDDLKHSGAGILSMANSGPDTNGSQFFITLGPTQWLDGKHTIFGRVHSGMAIVKRIGLVETDKNDRPIDDVKIVKGSVKNA; the protein is encoded by the exons ATGGCGGTAGAAAATGGTTCAGGAATACCTGATAAACATTGGCAGCCTCCTTTCGTTTCTCTCGAAACGAC AATGGGCGAAGTTACCATAGAACTTTACTGGAAACACACACCTATAACCTGCAGAAATTTTGCAGAGCTCGTTCGCAGAGGTTATTACAACGGAACCAAATTTCATAGAATCATTCGAGATTTTATGATTCAAG GAGGAGATCCGACGGCTACCGGCAAAGGTGGAGTTTCTATTTACGGAGAATGCTTTGATGACGAAATTCATGATGATTTAAAACATTCTG GAGCTGGAATTCTTTCCATGGCAAATTCTGGTCCTGATACCAATGGGTCCCAGTTTTTTATAACCCTCGGACCCACACAATGGCTCGATGGAAAGCACACAATATTCG GTAGGGTTCATAGTGGAATGGCGATAGTGAAAAGGATCGGGCTCGTAGAAACAGATAAAAACGATCGCCCCATCGACGACGTCAAGATAGTCAAAGGATCGGTCAAGAATgcataa
- the Cypl gene encoding peptidyl-prolyl cis-trans isomerase-like 1 isoform X2 — MAVENGSGIPDKHWQPPFVSLETTMGEVTIELYWKHTPITCRNFAELVRRGYYNGTKFHRIIRDFMIQGGDPTATGKGGVSIYGECFDDEIHDDLKHSGAGILSMANSGPDTNGSQFFITLGPTQWLDGKHTIFGFIVEWR; from the exons ATGGCGGTAGAAAATGGTTCAGGAATACCTGATAAACATTGGCAGCCTCCTTTCGTTTCTCTCGAAACGAC AATGGGCGAAGTTACCATAGAACTTTACTGGAAACACACACCTATAACCTGCAGAAATTTTGCAGAGCTCGTTCGCAGAGGTTATTACAACGGAACCAAATTTCATAGAATCATTCGAGATTTTATGATTCAAG GAGGAGATCCGACGGCTACCGGCAAAGGTGGAGTTTCTATTTACGGAGAATGCTTTGATGACGAAATTCATGATGATTTAAAACATTCTG GAGCTGGAATTCTTTCCATGGCAAATTCTGGTCCTGATACCAATGGGTCCCAGTTTTTTATAACCCTCGGACCCACACAATGGCTCGATGGAAAGCACACAATATTCG GGTTCATAGTGGAATGGCGATAG
- the Deaf1 gene encoding deformed epidermal autoregulatory factor 1 homolog, translated as MEENQTSESVAVLPDMSEALTSETEEADDLTTSDHEHEHKHSVSTGVTNVTGVSSDVQGVGVPVSLPVGSIIGVANSTNGTTFNVITSDQLQLSSSGQFKQMLCVDNGFICEPRDEKDGDPLRWNGELKATHIVIQNSTDDVETEQIHVSTANSPQVCSWAESANMAVLPVRCKNTNAELHKSRFGSGGRGRCIKLGQEWFTPSEFEALCGRASSKDWKRSIRFGGRSLQTLIEELILKPHATSCTCAACCDDETATGPVRLFTPYKRRRRTRETSDGETPSRKHKSDNSRDGSNNDESDGDVGNVEKEVWPQYVSADGIVVHQTSEQDIQGVHQTESSPSVDDMFKKLDEVSNKILKLSYEFKKTLEEAKEASRQQRREQALVAQLGQRGEVIETVGLQPATGAHNKKCANCNREAFAECSLCRRTPYCSTFCQRKDWAGHQVECVRGAAETVMLIVESSGEANQMTPNAGEQ; from the exons ATGGAGGAGAATCAAACATCGGAAAGTGTCGCTGTACTACCGGACATGTCCGAAGCGTTGACGAGCGAGACCGAGGAGGCGGATGATCTGACGACGAGCGATCACGAACACGAGCATAAACACTCTGTTTCAACTGGCGTTACAAACGTTACCGGAGTCTCCAGCGATGTACAAGGAGTCGGTGTACCTGTTTCCTTACCTGTTGGCTCCATTATCGGGGTCGCTAACTCGACCAATGGCACTACTTTCAACGTCATCACGTCCGATCAATTACAG TTGTCCAGCTCTGGGCAATTCAAGCAAATGTTATGCGTCGACAATGGCTTCATTTGTGAGCCACGCGATGAAAAAGACGGTGATCCTTTGCGCTGGAATGGAGAACTCAAGGCGACACACATTGTCATACAAAATAGCACGGATGATGTTGAAACAGAACAGATTCATGTTTCAACCGCCAACAGCCCCCAAGTTTGCAGTTGGGCCGAATCTGCCAATATGGCTGTATTACCGGTTCGCTGTAAAAACACCAATGCAGAGTTGCACAAAAGTAGATTTGGTTCTGGCGGCCGTGGCAGATGTATCAAACTCGGACAGGAGTGGTTCACGCCTAGCGAATTTGAGGCTCTTTGCGGAAGGGCATCGAGCAAAGACTGGAAACGCAGCATAAGATTTGGAGGAAGGAGTCTTCAAACTCTCATTGAGGAACTTATTCTCAAACCGCATGCGACTTCCTGTACGTGTGCTGCTTGCTGCGACGACGAAACTGCT ACGGGGCCAGTGCGACTGTTCACGCCCTATAAGCGGAGAAGAAGAACACGAGAAACATCGGATGGTGAGACTCCGTCACGCAAACACAAGAGTGATAATTCAAGAGACGGGAGTAACAACGACGAAAGTGATGGTGATGTTGGAAATGTAGAAAAAGAAGTTTGGCCACAGTATGTGTCAGCTGACGGAATCGTCGTTCATCAAACATCGGAGCAAGACATACAAGGAGTTCATCAAACCGAGAGCAGTCCATCGGTGGATGACATGTTCAAAAAATTGGATGAAgtttcaaacaaaatattgaaactgTCTTATGAGTTCAAAAAAACTTTGGAGGAAGCGAAAGAAGCTAGCCGACAACAAAGACGTGAACAAGCCTTAGTTGCTCAACTAGGCCAGCGGGGCGAAGTTATTGAAACCGTTGGATTGCAACCTGCTACCGGAGCTCACAACAAAAAG tGTGCGAACTGCAACCGTGAAGCATTTGCGGAATGTTCGTTGTGTAGAAGAACACCGTATTGTTCAACGTTTTGTCAACGAAAAGACTGGGCCGGTCATCAAGTCGAGTGTGTTCGAGGTGCGGCAGAAACAGTGATGCTGATAGTTGAGAGCAGCGGAGAGGCGAACCAGATGACGCCCAACGCCGGGGAACAATAG